In a single window of the Pseudomonas sp. B21-015 genome:
- a CDS encoding transposase, with protein sequence MAMPVSVTQPIVGVDVAKNELVIYRAELDLLEEIPNNKAAIKTWLKALPGTVAVAIESTNIYHLEFADLAYEAGCTIYMVGGYELSHYRKGVNVRAKTDALDARLLARYLKNEGDDLHPWTPPSPLYRQLLSLFRRRAALVQARVGLVQSWANEPLLKTAFAEQVKSMQQLEALVEKTINNHLKEAGLLGQLKRCVKVEGIGFLTGARLLTAFQRGDFRNADAFIAFLGMDLRVSKSGQKDGRRSLTKRGDPEARRLLHNAAMSASRTPAWKGFYEEQRARGFSTTQALVILARKLARIVFALLKGQSEYQPKAG encoded by the coding sequence ATGGCAATGCCGGTTTCTGTCACACAGCCGATCGTAGGCGTGGATGTCGCCAAGAACGAACTGGTGATCTATCGCGCCGAACTTGACCTGCTTGAAGAGATTCCCAACAACAAAGCAGCCATCAAGACGTGGTTGAAGGCCTTGCCAGGGACAGTCGCGGTAGCTATTGAATCGACCAATATCTATCACCTGGAGTTCGCTGATCTGGCCTATGAGGCCGGCTGCACGATTTACATGGTGGGTGGCTATGAGCTCAGCCATTACCGCAAAGGGGTGAATGTCCGTGCCAAAACCGACGCGCTGGATGCCAGGCTGCTCGCTCGCTATCTGAAGAACGAAGGTGATGATCTTCATCCATGGACCCCGCCATCACCGCTGTACCGCCAGCTCCTGAGCCTCTTCCGTCGTCGCGCAGCCTTGGTTCAGGCGCGGGTCGGCCTGGTGCAAAGCTGGGCGAATGAGCCACTGTTGAAGACAGCTTTTGCCGAGCAAGTGAAATCCATGCAGCAGCTTGAGGCGCTGGTCGAAAAGACGATTAATAATCATCTGAAGGAAGCCGGCTTGCTCGGTCAGTTGAAGCGTTGCGTGAAAGTTGAAGGCATTGGATTTTTGACCGGAGCCCGCTTGCTCACGGCGTTTCAGCGGGGCGACTTCAGAAACGCGGATGCCTTTATTGCCTTCCTGGGAATGGATCTGCGCGTGTCGAAGTCAGGACAAAAGGATGGTCGTCGGAGTCTGACCAAGCGAGGTGACCCGGAAGCCCGCCGGCTTTTGCACAATGCAGCCATGTCGGCCAGCCGTACGCCTGCCTGGAAAGGCTTTTACGAAGAGCAAAGAGCTCGGGGCTTCAGCACCACTCAGGCGCTGGTGATACTGGCTCGCAAGCTTGCTCGGATCGTATTCGCTCTGCTGAAAGGGCAGAGCGAATACCAACCAAAAGCCGGTTGA
- a CDS encoding polysaccharide deacetylase, whose amino-acid sequence MQWLRMASILLLWAGVCRMAGAADVGHSVLLANMARTGWPDALTSQADVDTASRAEVLMVGKALLASEALDEQGLKQRLGVQAVKLKSVRQVRDGLWDRLLVTYRSASQNCDDEPFCPRVRSVADLRQLAAAFTGEISPAHAVWASRSQVFHEQALDEQLRVAVLMP is encoded by the coding sequence ATGCAGTGGCTCCGTATGGCCTCGATTTTATTGCTATGGGCCGGTGTTTGTCGGATGGCGGGCGCTGCCGACGTCGGTCATTCGGTGCTCCTTGCCAACATGGCCCGCACCGGTTGGCCGGATGCGCTGACTAGCCAGGCAGACGTCGACACCGCGTCCCGTGCCGAGGTGCTGATGGTGGGCAAGGCGCTGCTGGCCAGCGAAGCGCTGGATGAACAGGGGCTGAAACAGCGACTGGGCGTGCAGGCTGTGAAGCTGAAGTCGGTCAGGCAAGTGCGTGACGGGTTGTGGGATCGGTTGCTGGTCACCTACCGCAGCGCCAGTCAGAACTGCGACGATGAACCCTTCTGCCCGCGTGTACGCAGTGTCGCCGATTTGCGTCAGCTGGCGGCGGCGTTCACCGGCGAAATCAGCCCGGCCCATGCCGTTTGGGCGAGCAGGAGCCAGGTGTTTCATGAGCAGGCGCTGGATGAGCAACTGCGGGTGGCGGTGTTGATGCCTTGA